One region of Quercus lobata isolate SW786 chromosome 2, ValleyOak3.0 Primary Assembly, whole genome shotgun sequence genomic DNA includes:
- the LOC115973939 gene encoding receptor-like protein 46 has translation MANLSLLLALLILFTPSLCCPEYQKQALLDFKSSLIKTTSSPSLESPVVELESWNSTSDCCNWNRVICSTRFHSRTVIALHLDSLVFMQSMEPIVVTSTILTPLFRIRSLMLLEMEGNQIQGELPGDGFANLSKLVYLDLKNNHFNGSIPSQLFHLRYLRYLDLSGSLFHGILSGEVGSLQNLRVLKLEENFFGGNIPKEIGNMTKLQRLCLRSNKFFGEIPSSFSYLKGLEELDLRDNSLSMNIPIFIGNLSNITILALSNNGLTGGIPSSIKNLTKLETLQLENNLLSGEIPPWLFTIEGMKRLFLGGNHLTWNSNAKIEPKFMLSELSMKSCGLTGEIPYWISKQKTLEVLDLSENKLEGMFPQWLVEMEVGSIFLSNNSLTGSLPPRLFNSQSLLVLSLSQNNFSGELPNNIGNATSLIVLMLAENNFSGKVPQSISNIHYLLLLDLSSNRFFGNLPDFSSNEVLGFIDFSSNEFSGEIPTNFSQEIKLLALGKNKFTGRLPRNLTKMSKLEHLDIHDNKITGGLPEFISQISTLQVLNLRNTTLQGSIPNGIFKLSSLQILDLSNNHLVGNISPKFGDFAGMIETSNEFSSLPDIVAISIELHYLKVIWKKSKQSLSSRNLHLYSLLDLSMNKLFGEIPASLGRLKDLKLLNISHNILSGKVPISLGDLESLETLDLSHNKLSGLIPQSLAKLQELSVLDVSNNELTGKIPIGGQMDTMNDPNFFANNSGLCGMQIQVPCAKELSPTESSKDESKETLFLWEGVAIGYSFGFFTAVGILYHTGYFVPKPLPNHRSQ, from the coding sequence ATGGCCAACCTCAGCCTGCTACTAGCGCTTCTCATTCTTTTCACCCCTTCTCTTTGTTGCCCTGAATATCAAAAACAAGCCCTTCTTGACTTTAAATCCTCTCTCATCAAAACTACTAGTTCTCCCTCATTAGAAAGCCCAGTTGTTGAGTTAGAGTCATGGAATTCCACCTCAGATTGTTGCAACTGGAACAGGGTCATTTGTAGTACTCGTTTTCATTCGAGGACTGTGATTGCTCTACATCTTGACTCCCTTGTTTTCATGCAATCTATGGAGCCCATAGTGGTGACTTCCACCATCTTGACGCCACTCTTTCGCATTAGAAGCTTGATGCTGCTTGAAATGGAAGGGAATCAAATACAAGGTGAATTGCCAGGTGACGGCTTTGCCAATTTAAGCAAATTGGTTTATCTTGATTTGAAGAATAATCACTTCAATGGCTCCATTCCCTCTCAACTTTTCCATTTGAGGTATCTTCGATATCTTGATCTAAGTGGTAGTTTGTTCCATGGTATTCTTAGTGGGGAAGTGGGCTCTCTTCAAAACTTGCGGGTTTTGAagttggaagaaaatttttttggtggaaataTCCCCAAGGAGATAGGGAACATGACAAAGTTGCAGCGATTGTGTCTTCGCAGCAACAAGTTTTTTGGTGAAATTCCATCTTCATTTTCGTATTTGAAGGGGTTGGAAGAATTAGACTTGAGGGATAATTCCTTGTCAATGAACATTCCTATTTTTATTGGCAATCTATCCAACATAACTATCTTGGCCTTGAGCAATAACGGGTTGACAGGTGGAATTCCATCGTCTATAAAGAATTTGACGAAGTTGGAAACACTTCAGTTGGAAAACAACCTACTCAGTGGAGAAATTCCACCTTGGTTGTTCACTATCGAGGGCATGAAGCGTCTTTTTCTAGGAGGGAATCATCTAACATGGAATAGCAATGCAAAGATAGAGCCAAAGTTTATGCTATCTGAATTATCTATGAAGTCTTGCGGTCTGACAGGAGAAATCCCATATTGGATTTCTAAACAAAAGACTCTTGAAGTTTTGGACTTGAGTGAGAATAAGCTAGAAGGAATGTTCCCACAATGGCTTGTTGAAATGGAAGTTGGAAGCATATTTCTATCAAATAACAGTCTTACAGGTTCTCTCCCACCTCGTCTGTTCAACTCTCAAAGTTTATTAGTTCTTTCCCTATCTCAAAACAACTTTTCTGGAGAACTGCCAAACAACATTGGTAATGCAACTTCTCTCATAGTCCTCatgttggctgaaaataatttttcaggTAAGGTTCCTCAATCTATCTCTAATATTCATTACCTCCTATTACTAGACTTGTCAAGCAATAGATTTTTTGGCAACTTACCAGATTTTAGCTCCAATGAAGTGCTCGGGTTCATTGACTTTTCTTCTAATGAATTCTCTGGTGAAATTCCAACAAATTTTTCCCAAGAAATTAAACTTCTTGCATTGGGAAAAAATAAGTTTACTGGCCGCTTGCCGAGAAACCTGACCAAAATGAGCAAGCTTGAACACCTAGATATCCATGACAACAAAATCACAGGTGGATTGCCAGAGTTTATTAGCCAAATCTCCACTCTTCAAGTCCTAAATTTACGTAATACCACCCTCCAAGGTTCCATCCCTAATGGTATTTTCAAACTTAGTAGCCTCCAAATTCTTGACCTCTCAaacaaccatcttgttggcaaCATCTCTCCAAAGTTTGGAGATTTTGCTGGTATGATTGAAACATCAAACGAATTTTCATCACTCCCTGATATTGTCGCCATCTCAATCGAGTTACATTATCTGAAAGTGATTTGGAAGAAGTCAAAACAAAGTCTCTCAAGCCGTAACCTCCATCTCTACTCTTTGTTAGACCTGTCAATGAACAAACTTTTTGGTGAGATCCCAGCATCATTAGGCAGATTGAAGGATCTAAAGCTTCTCAACATCTCACATAACATCCTCTCTGGAAAGGTACCGATAAGTCTTGGTGACCTAGAGAGTCTTGAGACTTTGGACTTGTCACATAATAAATTATCAGGCTTAATTCCGCAATCACTAGCAAAGTTGCAAGAATTGTCTGTTTTGGATGTGAGTAACAATGAGCTCACAGGTAAGATTCCAATTGGTGGCCAAATGGACACTATGAATGATCCAAACTTTTTTGCTAACAATAGTGGACTATGCGGAATGCAGATTCAGGTTCCGTGTGCTAAAGAGCTATCACCAACAGAATCATCAAAGGATGAGAGTAAGGAGACATTGTTCTTATGGGAAGGAGTGGCAATTGGATactcatttggcttctttacagcTGTGGGAATCTTATATCATACTGGGTATTTTGTTCCTAAACCACTTCCAAATCATCGCAGCCAATGA